From one Streptomyces chromofuscus genomic stretch:
- a CDS encoding GNAT family N-acetyltransferase, whose product MTATAPRTVHTADLAPADLLVVRGFLDDSFDGDFGDADWDHTLGGLHVLVHDERGLAAHGAVVMRRVRHGRRWLRTGYVEGVAVRRDVRRTGLGGRVMAALEGIITRAYDLGALSASDDGVRLYEARGWRAWGGRVCALGPDGVVRLPEEEGSTYVWPAPADEADPDGELVFDWRDGDVL is encoded by the coding sequence ATGACCGCCACCGCCCCCCGCACCGTCCACACCGCCGATCTCGCCCCCGCCGACCTGCTCGTCGTCCGGGGCTTTCTGGACGACTCCTTCGACGGCGACTTCGGTGACGCCGACTGGGACCACACGCTGGGCGGCCTGCACGTCCTGGTCCACGACGAGCGCGGGCTCGCCGCGCACGGGGCCGTCGTCATGCGGCGGGTGCGCCACGGGCGGCGGTGGCTGCGCACCGGATACGTCGAGGGGGTCGCCGTACGGCGTGACGTGCGGCGTACCGGACTCGGCGGCCGGGTCATGGCGGCCCTGGAGGGGATCATCACCCGGGCCTACGACCTGGGCGCCCTGTCCGCCAGCGACGACGGTGTCCGGCTGTACGAGGCCCGGGGCTGGCGCGCCTGGGGCGGGCGGGTCTGCGCGCTCGGCCCGGACGGGGTGGTCCGGCTGCCCGAGGAGGAGGGCTCCACGTACGTGTGGCCCGCCCCCGCCGACGAGGCCGACCCCGACGGCGAACTGGTCTTCGACTGGCGCGACGGCGACGTGCTCTGA
- the serA gene encoding phosphoglycerate dehydrogenase codes for MSSKPVVLIAEELSPATVDALGPDFEIRHCNGADRAELLPAIADVDAILIRSATKVDAEAIAAAHKLKVVARAGVGLDNVDVSAATKAGVMVVNAPTSNIVTAAELACGLILATARNIPQANAALKNGEWKRSKYTGVELAEKTLGVVGLGRIGALVAQRMSAFGMKVVAYDPYVQPARAAQMGVKVLSLDELLEVSDFITVHLPKTPETLGLIGSEALRKVKPSVRIVNAARGGIVDEEALYSALKEGRVAGAGLDVYAKEPCTDSPLFEFDQVVATPHLGASTDEAQEKAGIAVARSVRLALAGELVPDAVNVQGGVIAEDVKPGLPLAERLGRIFTALAGEVAVRLDVEVYGEITQHDVKVLELSALKGVFEDVVDETVSYVNAPLFAQERGVEVRLTTSSESPDHRNVVTVRGTLGDGEEVSVSGTLAGPKHLQKIVAVGDFDVDLALADHMVVLRYEDRPGVVGTVGRIIGEAGINIAGMQVSRAAAGGEALAVLTVDDTVPSGVLAEVAAEIGATSARSVNLV; via the coding sequence GTGAGCTCGAAACCCGTCGTACTCATCGCTGAAGAGCTGTCGCCCGCCACCGTGGACGCGCTTGGACCGGACTTCGAGATCCGGCACTGCAACGGAGCGGACCGAGCCGAGCTGCTCCCGGCCATCGCCGACGTGGACGCGATCCTGATCCGCTCCGCCACCAAGGTCGACGCCGAGGCCATCGCCGCCGCGCACAAGCTCAAGGTCGTCGCACGAGCCGGTGTCGGCCTGGACAACGTGGACGTCTCCGCCGCCACCAAGGCCGGCGTGATGGTCGTCAACGCCCCCACCTCGAACATCGTGACCGCCGCCGAGCTGGCCTGCGGTCTGATCCTGGCCACCGCGCGCAACATCCCGCAGGCCAACGCCGCGCTGAAGAACGGCGAGTGGAAGCGCAGCAAGTACACGGGCGTCGAGCTGGCGGAGAAGACCCTCGGTGTCGTCGGTCTCGGACGGATCGGCGCGCTGGTCGCCCAGCGGATGTCCGCCTTCGGCATGAAGGTCGTCGCCTACGACCCCTATGTGCAGCCCGCGCGGGCGGCGCAGATGGGCGTCAAGGTGCTGTCGCTGGACGAGCTGCTGGAGGTCTCCGACTTCATCACCGTCCACCTGCCCAAGACCCCCGAGACGCTCGGCCTGATCGGCTCCGAGGCGCTGCGCAAGGTCAAGCCGAGCGTGCGGATCGTCAACGCCGCGCGCGGCGGCATCGTCGACGAGGAGGCGCTGTACTCGGCGCTGAAGGAGGGCCGGGTCGCCGGCGCCGGCCTCGACGTGTACGCCAAGGAGCCCTGCACCGACTCGCCGCTGTTCGAGTTCGACCAGGTCGTGGCCACCCCGCACCTCGGCGCCTCCACCGACGAGGCGCAGGAGAAGGCTGGTATCGCCGTCGCGAGGTCGGTCCGGCTCGCCCTCGCCGGTGAGCTGGTCCCCGACGCGGTGAACGTCCAGGGCGGTGTCATCGCCGAGGACGTCAAGCCGGGCCTGCCGCTCGCCGAGCGGCTCGGCCGGATCTTCACCGCGCTCGCGGGTGAGGTGGCCGTCCGGCTGGACGTCGAGGTGTACGGCGAGATCACCCAGCACGACGTGAAGGTGCTGGAGCTGTCCGCGCTCAAGGGTGTCTTCGAGGACGTCGTCGACGAGACGGTGTCGTACGTCAACGCCCCGCTGTTCGCCCAGGAGCGCGGCGTCGAGGTGCGGCTGACCACCAGCTCGGAGTCGCCGGACCACCGCAACGTCGTGACCGTGCGCGGCACCCTCGGCGACGGCGAGGAGGTGTCGGTGTCCGGCACGCTCGCCGGTCCCAAGCACCTCCAGAAGATCGTCGCGGTCGGCGACTTCGACGTGGACCTCGCGCTGGCCGACCACATGGTCGTCCTGCGGTACGAGGACCGGCCGGGCGTCGTCGGCACGGTCGGCCGGATCATCGGCGAGGCCGGGATCAACATCGCCGGGATGCAGGTGTCGCGGGCGGCCGCCGGTGGCGAGGCGCTGGCGGTGCTGACCGTGGACGACACGGTGCCCTCCGGGGTGCTGGCCGAGGTGGCCGCGGAGATCGGTGCGACGTCGGCCCGGTCGGTGAACCTCGTCTGA
- the ureA gene encoding urease subunit gamma yields MRLTPTERDRLLLFSAAELARSRKARGLRLNVPEATALIADTVCEAARDGARLAEAVERARSVLGPDDVLPGVADIVTEVHVEAVFDDGSRLAVVPDPIGGGLGQGAPGALLPGPEHAEPEAVVRLRVTNTAAVPVSVTSHFHFFEANPRLDFDRERAYGMRLAVPAGSSVRFGPGESSQVGLVPIGGERIAVGFAGLVDGPLDAPGAREEALRRAAACGYLGVSATTDQEVER; encoded by the coding sequence ATGAGACTGACCCCCACCGAACGTGACCGGCTGCTGCTGTTCTCGGCCGCCGAGCTGGCCCGCTCCCGGAAGGCCCGTGGCCTCAGGCTGAACGTGCCGGAGGCCACCGCGCTCATCGCGGACACCGTCTGCGAGGCCGCCCGCGACGGCGCCCGGCTCGCCGAGGCCGTCGAGCGCGCCCGTTCGGTGCTCGGCCCGGACGACGTTCTGCCGGGCGTCGCCGACATCGTGACCGAGGTGCACGTCGAGGCCGTCTTCGACGACGGGTCACGGCTCGCGGTCGTGCCCGACCCCATCGGGGGCGGGCTGGGCCAGGGGGCGCCGGGCGCGCTGCTGCCGGGACCCGAGCACGCCGAGCCGGAGGCGGTGGTGCGGCTCAGGGTCACCAACACGGCGGCCGTGCCGGTCTCCGTCACCTCCCACTTCCACTTCTTCGAGGCCAACCCGCGCCTCGACTTCGACCGCGAGCGGGCCTACGGCATGCGGCTCGCCGTGCCGGCCGGGTCGTCGGTGCGGTTCGGGCCGGGCGAGTCGTCGCAGGTCGGACTCGTGCCGATCGGGGGCGAGCGGATCGCCGTCGGCTTCGCCGGGCTCGTCGACGGACCGCTGGACGCGCCCGGCGCCCGCGAGGAGGCGCTGCGCCGGGCCGCCGCCTGCGGCTACCTCGGCGTGTCGGCAACCACGGACCAGGAGGTCGAGCGATGA
- a CDS encoding PucR family transcriptional regulator, producing MGENARVTADYRGDYQELVDEISELLGAPATLENRDFELIAFGAYDSEGDLDPSALDPVRARSILTRRSTAAVRAWFEGFGITRATGPVRIPRTPEAGVHRGRICLPVRHRGVVLGYVWLLDGEPGPTDDQLAAAMEVTGRIGALLADEAQAGADLTREFRAVLTAERGWQRDMAVAALRTALGPRGEGPHAVVCVAPWPSADPEDAPSARAVPHTTALCTIPWGTTGQSLAVLVRLRSTDVRAPALTAANRLLKEGARAGVGDPLTGLADLGTAWQEATAAARAALAEPRLGPVAEWSRIGPYRLLTALPPESAHDPAIAPLLSPTHHELARTAEVYLDCAGQAARTAAELGIHRQTLYYRLSRVEQLTGLDLDDGEDRLLLHMVLKGARL from the coding sequence ATGGGGGAGAATGCCCGGGTGACGGCCGATTACCGGGGTGACTACCAGGAGCTGGTCGACGAGATCTCCGAGCTCCTCGGCGCCCCCGCGACACTGGAGAACCGCGACTTCGAGCTGATCGCCTTCGGCGCCTACGACAGCGAGGGCGACCTCGATCCCTCGGCCCTGGACCCGGTCCGCGCCCGTTCGATCCTGACCCGCCGCTCCACAGCCGCCGTCCGGGCCTGGTTCGAGGGCTTCGGCATCACCCGGGCGACCGGCCCGGTACGGATCCCGCGCACTCCGGAGGCGGGCGTGCACCGGGGCCGCATCTGCCTTCCGGTACGGCACCGGGGGGTCGTCCTCGGCTACGTCTGGCTGCTCGACGGCGAGCCCGGGCCCACGGACGACCAGCTCGCCGCCGCCATGGAGGTGACCGGCCGGATCGGCGCGCTGCTCGCCGACGAGGCCCAGGCCGGCGCCGACCTCACCCGGGAGTTCCGGGCGGTGCTGACGGCGGAGCGCGGCTGGCAGCGCGACATGGCCGTGGCCGCCCTGCGCACGGCCCTCGGCCCGCGCGGCGAGGGCCCGCACGCGGTGGTGTGCGTGGCGCCGTGGCCGTCCGCCGACCCGGAGGACGCGCCGTCGGCCCGCGCGGTGCCGCACACGACGGCCCTGTGCACGATCCCCTGGGGGACGACGGGCCAGAGCCTCGCGGTCCTGGTCCGGCTGCGCTCCACGGATGTGCGCGCCCCGGCGCTCACGGCGGCGAACCGACTGCTGAAGGAGGGCGCCCGGGCCGGCGTGGGCGACCCGCTCACCGGCCTCGCCGACCTGGGCACCGCCTGGCAGGAGGCGACGGCCGCGGCCCGCGCGGCCCTGGCCGAACCCCGCCTCGGGCCGGTGGCCGAGTGGTCCCGCATCGGCCCGTACCGCCTCCTGACCGCCCTTCCCCCGGAGTCGGCCCACGACCCCGCGATCGCCCCGCTCCTTTCCCCCACCCACCACGAGCTCGCCCGCACGGCAGAGGTCTACCTGGACTGCGCGGGCCAGGCCGCCCGCACGGCCGCCGAACTGGGCATCCACCGCCAGACGCTGTACTACCGGCTGTCCCGGGTGGAGCAGCTCACGGGCCTGGACCTGGACGACGGGGAGGACCGGCTGCTGCTGCACATGGTGTTGAAGGGGGCACGGCTCTGA
- a CDS encoding TetR/AcrR family transcriptional regulator: protein MGHREDLLEGAKRCLLEKGFVRTTARDIVRESGTNLASIGYHYGSKDALLAQAYVSLVEAMGDAFEGEGQGGEISGAPGSLDRFENVWSNIIATMREPGSMWRLSMEIVAMGDQLPEVRRHLVLAQRDAGRGLIPLLMGGREEDVPDESVDTLGKFYVTLMTGLIAQWTFDPETAPTAEQLTEGLRQVVTEATRRT, encoded by the coding sequence ATGGGACACCGTGAGGATCTGCTGGAAGGCGCCAAGCGCTGCCTGCTGGAGAAGGGCTTCGTGCGCACCACCGCACGCGACATCGTCCGGGAGTCGGGGACCAACCTGGCCTCGATCGGCTACCACTACGGCTCGAAGGACGCGCTGCTCGCGCAGGCCTACGTGTCGCTCGTGGAGGCGATGGGCGATGCCTTCGAGGGGGAGGGGCAGGGCGGCGAGATCAGCGGTGCGCCCGGTTCGCTCGACCGGTTCGAGAACGTCTGGTCGAACATCATCGCCACCATGCGCGAGCCCGGTTCGATGTGGCGGCTCAGCATGGAGATCGTCGCGATGGGCGACCAGCTGCCCGAGGTGCGCCGGCACCTCGTCCTGGCCCAGCGGGACGCCGGCCGTGGGCTCATCCCGCTGCTGATGGGCGGACGCGAGGAGGACGTGCCGGACGAGTCCGTGGACACCCTCGGCAAGTTCTACGTCACCCTGATGACCGGCCTCATCGCCCAGTGGACCTTCGACCCGGAGACGGCGCCGACCGCGGAGCAACTGACCGAGGGCCTGCGGCAGGTGGTCACCGAGGCCACGCGGCGGACGTGA
- a CDS encoding proline dehydrogenase family protein, whose translation MLGPVILAASRSDRMRRLITAAPGTKQVVDRFIPGERVDDIVPIIEDLTGRGLELTMDVVGEDITTPEQAAGARDAYLELIDRLKPLELGERVEMSVKLSMFGQALPGGHELALANVRPVVEAAAEIGTTVTLDAEDHTTLDSMFAIHEELRKDFPQTGCVIQAYLFRTEADARRLAADGSRVRVVKGAYKEPAEVAYQQKHEIDKAYVRVLRILMEGEGYPMVGSHDPRLISIAQELAHRAGRKLDEYEFQMLYGIRSEEHLRLAAEGHRMRVYTAYGTDWYGYFMRRLAEKPANLRFFVRSMVTKG comes from the coding sequence GTGCTGGGTCCCGTGATTCTCGCCGCGTCGCGCAGCGACCGGATGCGACGCCTGATTACGGCGGCTCCGGGGACGAAGCAGGTCGTCGACCGCTTCATCCCGGGTGAGCGGGTGGACGACATCGTCCCGATCATCGAGGACCTCACCGGCCGAGGCCTGGAGCTGACGATGGACGTCGTCGGCGAGGACATCACCACCCCTGAGCAGGCCGCCGGCGCCCGGGACGCCTATCTGGAGCTGATCGACCGGCTCAAGCCGCTGGAGCTGGGCGAGCGGGTCGAGATGTCGGTGAAGCTGTCGATGTTCGGCCAGGCCCTGCCCGGCGGCCACGAGCTGGCGCTCGCCAACGTGCGCCCGGTCGTCGAGGCCGCCGCCGAGATCGGGACGACGGTCACGCTGGACGCGGAGGACCACACCACCCTCGACTCGATGTTCGCCATCCACGAGGAGCTGCGGAAGGACTTCCCGCAGACCGGCTGCGTCATCCAGGCCTACCTCTTCCGCACCGAGGCCGACGCCCGCCGCCTCGCCGCCGACGGCAGCCGCGTCCGGGTGGTCAAGGGCGCGTACAAGGAGCCCGCCGAGGTCGCCTACCAGCAGAAGCACGAGATCGACAAGGCGTACGTCCGCGTCCTGCGCATCCTGATGGAGGGCGAGGGATACCCGATGGTCGGGTCCCACGACCCGCGTCTGATCTCCATCGCCCAGGAGCTCGCCCACCGCGCCGGGCGCAAGCTGGACGAGTACGAGTTCCAGATGCTGTACGGCATCCGGAGCGAGGAGCACCTGCGGCTCGCGGCCGAGGGCCACCGTATGCGCGTGTACACCGCGTACGGCACCGACTGGTACGGCTACTTCATGCGCCGTCTCGCGGAGAAGCCCGCCAACCTGCGGTTCTTCGTCCGCTCCATGGTCACCAAGGGCTGA
- a CDS encoding 3-isopropylmalate dehydrogenase, whose product MSRSINLAVIPGDGIGQEVVTEGLKVLSAALPQDVKLETKEYDFGARRYHATGEALTDADLDALKQHDAILLGAIGDPSVPSGVLERGFLLKLRFAFDHHVNLRPSKLLPGVATPLAGEPRIDFVVVREGTEGPYTGNGGTIRKGTQHEVATEVSVNTAFGVERVVRDAFARAQARPRKKLALIHKNNVLTFAGHLWTNVFNKVAEEYPEVTTEYMHVDAATIYLVTQPERFDVIVTDNLFGDIITDLAAAVSGGIGVAASGNINPSGEFPSMFEPVHGSAPDIAGQGKADPTATVLSVALLLRHLGYEAEAARIEDAVSADLVERTDGPARGTSEIGDALAVRVAG is encoded by the coding sequence ATGTCTCGCAGCATCAATCTCGCAGTGATCCCCGGTGACGGCATCGGCCAGGAGGTCGTGACCGAAGGCCTGAAGGTCCTCTCCGCCGCCCTTCCGCAGGATGTGAAGCTGGAGACGAAGGAGTACGACTTCGGCGCCCGGCGCTACCACGCCACCGGTGAGGCCCTCACCGACGCCGACCTCGACGCCCTGAAGCAGCACGACGCCATCCTGCTGGGCGCGATCGGCGACCCGAGCGTCCCCTCCGGCGTCCTGGAGCGGGGCTTCCTGCTCAAGCTGCGCTTCGCCTTCGACCACCACGTCAACCTGCGTCCCTCGAAGCTCCTCCCCGGCGTCGCCACCCCGCTCGCCGGTGAGCCGCGCATCGACTTCGTGGTCGTCCGCGAGGGCACCGAGGGCCCGTACACCGGCAACGGCGGCACCATCCGCAAGGGCACGCAGCACGAGGTCGCCACCGAGGTGTCCGTCAACACGGCCTTCGGTGTCGAGCGGGTCGTGCGGGACGCCTTCGCCCGCGCCCAGGCCCGGCCGCGCAAGAAGCTGGCGCTCATCCACAAGAACAACGTGCTGACCTTCGCCGGTCACCTGTGGACGAACGTCTTCAACAAGGTGGCCGAGGAGTACCCCGAGGTCACCACCGAGTACATGCACGTCGACGCGGCGACCATCTACCTGGTCACCCAGCCCGAGCGGTTCGACGTCATCGTCACCGACAACCTCTTCGGCGACATCATCACCGACCTCGCCGCGGCCGTCTCCGGCGGCATCGGCGTCGCCGCCAGCGGGAACATCAACCCCTCCGGCGAGTTCCCCTCGATGTTCGAGCCCGTGCACGGATCCGCGCCCGACATCGCAGGCCAGGGCAAGGCCGACCCCACCGCCACGGTCCTGTCCGTCGCCCTGCTGCTGCGCCACCTCGGTTACGAGGCGGAGGCCGCCCGGATCGAGGACGCGGTCTCCGCCGACCTCGTGGAGCGCACGGACGGGCCCGCCCGCGGCACCTCCGAGATCGGCGACGCGCTCGCCGTACGAGTAGCCGGCTGA
- a CDS encoding branched-chain amino acid aminotransferase codes for MTTPTIELKPSANPLSDAEREAILASPGFGRHFTDHMVTIKWTEGRGWHDGQLVPYAPISLDPATTVLHYAQEIFEGLKAYRRPDGSVATFRPDQNALRFQRSARRLAMPELPVDTFIEACDALVRQDKAWVPAHGGEESLYLRPFMIATEVGLGVKPANEYLFIVIASPAGAYFPGGVKPVSIWVSEDRVRAVPGGMGDAKTGGNYAASLLAQAEAAKQGCDQVCYLDAVEHKWVEELGGMNLYFVYGNKIVTPVLTGSILEGVTRDSLLTVARDLGYEAEEGRVSVDQWQGDAENGSLTEVFACGTAAVITPVGTVKREGGEWKQSAGEPGEVTLRLRQALLDLQRGTAEDKHGWMHQIG; via the coding sequence ATGACGACGCCCACGATCGAGCTCAAGCCCTCCGCCAACCCGCTTTCCGACGCGGAGCGCGAGGCGATCCTCGCCAGCCCCGGCTTCGGCCGCCACTTCACCGACCACATGGTCACCATCAAGTGGACCGAGGGCCGCGGCTGGCACGACGGACAGCTCGTCCCGTACGCGCCGATCTCCCTCGACCCGGCCACGACCGTCCTGCACTACGCGCAGGAGATCTTCGAGGGCCTGAAGGCCTACCGCCGCCCCGACGGCTCGGTCGCCACGTTCCGCCCCGACCAGAACGCCCTGCGCTTCCAGCGCTCCGCGCGTCGGCTCGCGATGCCCGAGCTGCCGGTCGACACGTTCATCGAGGCCTGCGACGCGCTGGTGCGCCAGGACAAGGCGTGGGTCCCGGCGCACGGCGGCGAGGAGTCCCTCTACCTCCGCCCGTTCATGATCGCCACCGAGGTCGGGCTGGGCGTGAAGCCCGCCAACGAGTACCTCTTCATCGTCATCGCCTCCCCGGCCGGCGCCTACTTCCCGGGCGGCGTCAAGCCGGTCTCCATCTGGGTCTCCGAGGACCGCGTCCGCGCCGTCCCCGGCGGCATGGGCGACGCCAAGACCGGCGGCAACTACGCGGCCTCCCTGCTGGCCCAGGCGGAGGCGGCCAAGCAGGGCTGCGACCAGGTCTGCTACCTCGACGCGGTCGAGCACAAGTGGGTCGAGGAACTCGGCGGCATGAACCTGTACTTCGTGTACGGGAACAAGATCGTCACGCCCGTCCTCACCGGCTCCATCCTGGAGGGCGTCACCCGCGACAGCCTGCTCACCGTCGCCCGCGACCTCGGCTACGAGGCCGAGGAGGGCCGCGTCTCCGTCGACCAGTGGCAGGGCGACGCGGAGAACGGCAGCCTCACCGAGGTCTTCGCCTGCGGTACGGCCGCCGTGATCACGCCGGTGGGCACCGTCAAGCGGGAGGGCGGCGAGTGGAAGCAGTCGGCCGGGGAGCCCGGCGAGGTCACGCTGCGCCTTCGCCAGGCCCTCCTCGACCTTCAGCGGGGGACCGCCGAGGACAAGCACGGGTGGATGCACCAGATCGGCTGA
- the pruA gene encoding L-glutamate gamma-semialdehyde dehydrogenase, with amino-acid sequence MDAVTQVPTPVNEPVHGYAPGSPERARLEVKLKELAENPIDLPCTIGGEKRMGGGEEFQVVQPHNHKAVLGTYRNATQQDARDAIDAALAAAPAWRAMSFDDRAAIILRAAELLAGPWRETLAASTMLGQSKTAQQAEIDTPCELVDFWRFNVAYARQILAEQPPANSPGVWNRLDHRPLEGFVYAITPFNFTAIAGNLPTAPALMGNVVVWKPSPTQTHAAVLLMRLLEEAGLPKGVINLVTGDGIEVSKVALEHRDLAGIHFTGSTKTFQYLWKTVGANIEKYRAYPRLVGETGGKDFVVAHPSADRGVLKTALTRGAFEYQGQKCSATSRAYIPASIWNDGFKEEFAAEVDYLTMGDVTDLSNFIGAVIDERAFAKNKAAIDRATEDPTCTIVAGGSYDDSVGYFVRPTVIECTDPENEVFTTEYFGPILAVHVYEDDQYDEMLTQMESVSDYALTGSVIANDRAAAAYTMEKLRYAAGNFYINDKSTGAVVGQQPFGGGRASGTNDKAGAPQNLTRWTLTRAIKETLVPPTDYTYPHMG; translated from the coding sequence ATGGACGCTGTGACCCAGGTCCCCACCCCCGTCAACGAGCCGGTGCACGGCTACGCCCCCGGCTCGCCCGAGCGCGCCCGGTTGGAGGTCAAGCTCAAGGAGCTGGCCGAGAACCCCATCGACCTGCCCTGCACCATCGGCGGTGAGAAGCGGATGGGCGGCGGCGAGGAGTTCCAGGTCGTGCAGCCGCACAACCACAAGGCCGTGCTCGGCACCTACCGCAACGCCACCCAGCAGGACGCGCGGGACGCCATCGACGCCGCTCTCGCCGCCGCGCCGGCCTGGCGTGCGATGTCCTTCGACGACCGCGCGGCGATCATCCTGCGCGCCGCCGAGCTGCTGGCCGGCCCGTGGCGCGAGACGCTGGCCGCCTCCACCATGCTCGGCCAGTCCAAGACAGCCCAGCAGGCGGAGATCGACACCCCCTGCGAGCTGGTCGACTTCTGGCGCTTCAACGTCGCCTACGCCCGCCAGATCCTGGCCGAGCAGCCCCCGGCCAACTCCCCGGGCGTCTGGAACCGTCTCGACCACCGCCCGCTGGAGGGCTTCGTCTACGCGATCACGCCGTTCAACTTCACGGCCATCGCGGGCAACCTGCCGACCGCGCCCGCGCTCATGGGCAACGTGGTCGTCTGGAAGCCGTCCCCGACGCAGACCCACGCTGCTGTGCTGCTGATGCGGCTGCTGGAGGAGGCCGGTCTGCCCAAGGGCGTCATCAACCTCGTCACCGGCGACGGCATCGAGGTCTCCAAGGTCGCCCTGGAGCACCGGGACCTCGCCGGCATCCACTTCACCGGCTCGACCAAGACCTTCCAGTACCTGTGGAAGACGGTCGGCGCCAACATCGAGAAGTACCGGGCCTACCCGCGCCTGGTCGGCGAGACCGGCGGCAAGGACTTCGTGGTCGCACACCCGTCGGCCGACCGCGGCGTGCTGAAGACCGCGCTGACCCGCGGCGCCTTCGAGTACCAGGGCCAGAAGTGCTCCGCGACCTCCCGCGCCTACATCCCGGCGTCCATCTGGAACGACGGCTTCAAGGAGGAGTTCGCCGCCGAGGTCGACTACCTCACCATGGGTGACGTCACCGACCTGTCGAACTTCATCGGCGCCGTGATCGACGAGCGCGCCTTCGCCAAGAACAAGGCCGCGATCGACCGCGCCACGGAGGACCCGACCTGCACGATCGTCGCGGGCGGCTCCTACGACGACTCGGTCGGCTACTTCGTCCGCCCGACCGTCATCGAGTGCACCGACCCGGAGAACGAGGTGTTCACCACGGAGTACTTCGGCCCGATTCTCGCCGTGCACGTCTACGAGGACGACCAGTACGACGAGATGCTGACGCAGATGGAGTCGGTGTCGGACTACGCGCTGACCGGCTCGGTCATCGCGAACGACCGCGCCGCCGCGGCGTACACGATGGAGAAGCTGCGCTACGCGGCCGGCAACTTCTACATCAATGACAAGTCGACCGGCGCCGTCGTCGGCCAGCAGCCCTTCGGCGGCGGCCGCGCCTCCGGCACCAACGACAAGGCGGGCGCCCCGCAGAACCTGACGCGCTGGACCCTGACCCGCGCCATCAAGGAGACGCTGGTCCCGCCGACCGACTACACCTACCCCCACATGGGCTGA